In a single window of the Acidobacteriota bacterium genome:
- a CDS encoding zf-TFIIB domain-containing protein — MKCPNDTDTDLQMSERQGVEIDYCPKCRGVWLDRGEINKIIERSVTEAPTAQADYDDYQSRGSGGHHSKGYDPRKRRKGWLGELFD; from the coding sequence ATGAAATGTCCAAATGATACAGACACCGATCTTCAAATGTCGGAACGACAAGGAGTCGAGATCGATTATTGTCCCAAATGTCGGGGCGTATGGTTAGACCGAGGCGAGATCAACAAGATCATCGAACGCTCCGTCACGGAAGCCCCGACGGCGCAGGCGGATTACGACGACTATCAAAGCCGTGGCTCGGGAGGCCATCACTCAAAAGGCTACGACCCGCGAAAACGCCGCAAAGGCTGGCTGGGCGAATTGTTCGACTAG
- a CDS encoding MgtC/SapB family protein: protein MEIVWSELSSGLPDVTQLVHVVIRLVAATVLGAIIGLQREQAGKAAGLRTHILVSLGTTLFVLASAGSGMSSDGVSRVVQGLATGIGFIGAGAILKLEHERRIHGLTTAAGIWMTAAIGVTVGLGGLGLALISTVIAWIVLASIGRLEQNVETDKSESKEVENTENGGNK, encoded by the coding sequence ATGGAAATTGTATGGAGCGAACTGTCGTCTGGGCTTCCCGACGTCACGCAGCTTGTACACGTAGTGATACGTTTAGTTGCCGCGACCGTGCTCGGTGCGATCATCGGACTACAGCGGGAGCAGGCGGGCAAGGCGGCGGGGCTGCGAACACATATCCTTGTCTCGCTGGGCACAACACTCTTTGTTCTTGCGTCGGCGGGAAGCGGCATGTCGTCGGACGGCGTTTCGCGGGTTGTTCAGGGACTCGCGACCGGCATCGGCTTTATCGGGGCCGGAGCGATTCTGAAGCTGGAACACGAACGCAGGATCCACGGCCTGACAACCGCGGCCGGCATCTGGATGACGGCGGCGATCGGAGTTACTGTCGGCCTCGGTGGTTTAGGTTTAGCTTTGATAAGCACCGTCATCGCATGGATCGTGCTCGCGTCCATCGGGCGGCTCGAACAGAATGTGGAAACAGACAAGTCGGAAAGTAAAGAAGTGGAAAATACAGAAAACGGAGGAAACAAATAA
- a CDS encoding FecR domain-containing protein, with protein sequence MYKKRITSVSLSILLAVVFAVTTDAQTNPTLYVVSAKAGGINFVSGDVSTKRASVKEAVPASTLDALENGDKIQTGPDGRAEILLNPGSYLRVGENSVIEFTDTSLDSLRLKLSSGVALIEVAGDDDEVAPVELAFEGSSVRFDKKGVYRVQYREPETATIRILKGSVKIDDEKIGDGKEIVFDHGKPVATAKFDKKVQDDFSQWNVDRAKTIAEANSRLSKDAVSRLSSGYRNSSFNRRRGFSGYWLYDPFYRSRTFLPFYSGWSSPYGHRYHRGFGFSHSGFGSIRRPSVVIHRPHRPVVIRHPVKHGGRRH encoded by the coding sequence ATGTACAAAAAAAGAATCACTAGCGTTTCTCTTTCAATTCTTCTGGCGGTTGTATTTGCGGTCACCACAGACGCACAGACCAACCCGACTCTATATGTGGTTTCGGCTAAGGCTGGCGGGATCAACTTTGTCTCGGGCGATGTTTCTACAAAACGAGCATCCGTCAAAGAGGCCGTGCCCGCTTCAACGCTCGATGCACTCGAGAACGGGGACAAGATACAAACCGGGCCTGACGGGCGTGCGGAAATATTACTTAATCCCGGGTCGTATTTGAGAGTTGGCGAAAACTCGGTTATCGAGTTCACCGATACATCGCTTGATTCGCTGCGGTTGAAATTAAGTTCGGGCGTCGCCCTGATCGAAGTCGCCGGTGACGACGATGAAGTCGCTCCTGTCGAACTTGCGTTCGAGGGATCATCGGTGCGATTCGATAAGAAAGGTGTTTACCGCGTTCAGTATCGAGAGCCGGAAACGGCGACCATCCGCATCCTAAAGGGCAGCGTGAAGATTGACGATGAGAAGATCGGCGACGGAAAAGAAATTGTCTTCGATCATGGAAAGCCGGTAGCCACAGCAAAGTTCGATAAGAAAGTACAGGACGATTTTTCTCAGTGGAACGTGGATCGAGCTAAGACAATCGCGGAGGCCAATTCGAGGCTCTCCAAGGATGCTGTAAGCCGTCTTTCTTCGGGTTATCGCAATAGCTCATTCAACCGTCGCCGCGGATTTAGCGGCTACTGGCTCTACGACCCGTTTTATCGAAGTCGCACGTTCCTGCCGTTTTACTCGGGCTGGTCCTCGCCCTACGGCCATCGATATCACCGCGGTTTCGGATTTTCGCATTCCGGGTTTGGCTCGATTCGTCGGCCTTCGGTGGTTATCCATAGGCCCCATCGCCCCGTCGTGATCCGCCATCCGGTGAAACACGGGGGACGGCGGCATTAG
- a CDS encoding P-II family nitrogen regulator (indirectly regulates nitrogen metabolism; at high nitrogen levels P-II prevents the phosphorylation of NR-I, the transcriptional activator of the glutamine synthetase gene (glnA); at low nitrogen levels P-II is uridylylated to form PII-UMP and interacts with an adenylyltransferase (GlnE) that activates GlnA), with amino-acid sequence MERKLIIAIVRPFLIDKLVVAFENIKKFPGITVVDAHGFGQTSNKTWDETLNPFHPKKQIEIAAPVEIIDEIIEAIHEHAHTGKTGDGMIFVLPLDQVIRI; translated from the coding sequence ATGGAAAGAAAATTGATAATTGCCATTGTGCGCCCGTTTTTGATTGATAAACTCGTGGTCGCGTTTGAGAACATCAAAAAGTTTCCCGGCATCACAGTTGTTGACGCCCACGGCTTCGGGCAGACGTCCAACAAGACTTGGGACGAAACGCTGAATCCGTTTCATCCGAAAAAACAAATCGAAATTGCCGCGCCAGTTGAGATAATCGACGAAATAATTGAAGCAATTCATGAACACGCACATACGGGCAAAACCGGGGACGGCATGATTTTTGTCCTGCCGCTTGATCAAGTGATTAGAATTTAA
- a CDS encoding efflux RND transporter permease subunit has product MINALIRFSVANRLIVLLLVGIMAAGGAYSLLNLPIDAVPDVTNVQVQVLTAAPSLAPLDIERQVTFPVETAMSGLPDVEEIRSVSKFGLSAVTVVFADSVDTYFARQLVLERLAQAREQIPASIGSPEMGPISTGLGEIYQYELKSPDGSYDAQALRTVQDWNVRRQLLGVPGITEINSFGGFKKQYQVRLDPNKLQSYGLTLRDIYEAVSANNANVGGAYIEKGAEQYLLRGLGLVEKADDVANIVVKTGTDGVPVYVRDVAEVVEGSTVRQGAVTADGKGEIVAGIALMLKGENSRAAANRIKERVEEVKKSLPAGVELEPFYDRTELVDRAIYTVEKNLIEGAIFVIVVLILLLGNWRGALLVATIIPLSMLFAAILMRVFNVSGNLMSLGALDFGLIVDGAVVMVENAVRRRAEAQHEHSSEPPERTILDACLEVARPVVFAVAIIGIVYLPILSLTGIEGKMFVPMALTVIFALLGSLILSLTYVPAMLTFVLKGEVSESESFLIRWAKQIYTPAFAFMARYRSQALAIAVGMVLISGAIFPFLGAEFIPRLDEGDLAVQVQQLPSVSLSQSIRTVTEVEKVLMEFPEVKTVISKTGRAEVATDPMSVDFSDLYVALKPHDEWTTTKDKTELVEKMSHKLEVKVPSAIISFSQPIELRVAELISGVRSDVAIKLYGDDLDVLKEKADEIVQVVSKVSGAEDVKAEATSGLPQLQIKPDRAAIARYGLNVEDVNDLVEAVVAGKEAGQVFEGEQRFDLVIRLNENSGRDIDTIKNLLLTTPTGMRVPLSEVAGIELVEGAAQISREDTRRRISVELNVRGRDIAGFVAEAQSLIDKEVQFPAGYYLKWGGTFENLQRAAGRLLIVVPIALFLIFVLLFTTFGSIKQALLIYTGIPFAIVGGVFALAIREMPFSISAGVGFIALFGVAVLNGVVMVSYINQLRREGKTVLEAVREGAMTRLRPVLMTALVASLGFIPMAIATSAGAEVQRPLATVVIGGLITSTLLTLLILPTLYAWIERDPKGVFEEGE; this is encoded by the coding sequence ATGATTAACGCACTAATTCGCTTTTCCGTTGCCAATCGGCTGATCGTCCTTTTGCTCGTCGGCATCATGGCGGCGGGCGGTGCATACAGTCTTTTGAATCTTCCGATTGATGCCGTTCCCGATGTGACAAATGTTCAGGTGCAGGTATTGACCGCCGCACCCAGCTTAGCGCCGCTTGATATCGAACGACAGGTAACTTTTCCTGTAGAAACGGCGATGTCGGGGCTTCCGGATGTCGAAGAGATCCGTTCGGTTTCAAAGTTTGGGTTATCGGCAGTAACCGTTGTTTTTGCCGATTCGGTTGATACATATTTTGCCCGTCAGCTTGTTCTGGAACGACTCGCTCAAGCCCGCGAGCAGATTCCTGCCTCGATCGGATCTCCAGAAATGGGACCAATTTCGACGGGTTTGGGCGAAATTTATCAATACGAACTCAAATCGCCCGATGGAAGCTACGACGCGCAGGCATTACGGACGGTGCAGGATTGGAACGTACGGCGACAGCTTCTAGGTGTTCCGGGAATTACGGAAATCAACAGTTTCGGCGGGTTCAAAAAGCAGTATCAAGTTCGGCTGGACCCGAATAAATTGCAGTCTTACGGTCTGACATTGCGGGATATTTATGAAGCGGTCTCAGCAAACAACGCGAATGTCGGCGGCGCATACATCGAAAAAGGTGCTGAACAGTATCTTCTTCGCGGACTTGGATTGGTCGAAAAGGCGGACGATGTTGCGAATATTGTCGTTAAAACGGGAACGGATGGCGTTCCGGTTTATGTCCGCGATGTCGCCGAGGTCGTCGAAGGCTCAACCGTTCGGCAGGGAGCGGTAACGGCGGACGGCAAGGGCGAGATCGTCGCCGGGATCGCACTGATGCTCAAAGGCGAAAACTCGCGGGCAGCAGCAAATCGCATCAAGGAGCGCGTTGAGGAAGTAAAAAAATCTCTGCCCGCCGGAGTCGAACTCGAACCGTTTTACGACCGCACCGAACTTGTCGACCGCGCCATTTATACGGTCGAAAAGAACTTGATCGAAGGCGCGATTTTCGTCATCGTCGTGCTTATTCTGCTGCTTGGAAACTGGCGAGGAGCGTTGCTTGTCGCAACGATAATTCCACTCTCGATGCTGTTTGCGGCGATTCTAATGCGCGTCTTTAACGTTTCTGGAAACTTGATGAGTCTTGGTGCGCTTGACTTCGGGTTGATCGTGGACGGAGCGGTCGTCATGGTCGAAAATGCCGTTCGCCGAAGAGCTGAGGCGCAACACGAACATTCGTCAGAGCCGCCCGAACGCACGATATTAGATGCTTGCCTGGAGGTGGCGCGTCCCGTCGTTTTCGCCGTCGCTATTATCGGCATTGTATATCTGCCGATCCTTTCCTTGACGGGTATCGAAGGCAAAATGTTCGTGCCGATGGCTTTAACGGTAATTTTCGCACTTTTGGGTTCGCTGATCCTCAGCCTGACCTACGTTCCGGCGATGCTGACATTTGTTTTAAAAGGCGAAGTTTCCGAAAGCGAGAGTTTTCTGATCCGTTGGGCGAAACAAATTTATACTCCGGCGTTTGCTTTTATGGCGCGTTACCGCTCGCAAGCCTTAGCGATCGCCGTCGGTATGGTATTGATCTCAGGTGCGATCTTTCCGTTTTTGGGGGCTGAATTTATTCCGCGTCTCGATGAAGGCGATCTTGCGGTTCAGGTTCAGCAACTGCCGAGCGTGTCCCTGAGTCAATCGATCAGAACCGTCACCGAAGTAGAAAAAGTATTAATGGAGTTTCCCGAAGTCAAAACGGTCATCTCGAAAACGGGTCGAGCCGAAGTCGCAACGGATCCGATGAGCGTTGACTTTTCCGATCTTTATGTCGCGTTGAAACCTCACGATGAATGGACGACGACGAAAGATAAAACGGAACTCGTAGAAAAAATGTCGCACAAGTTGGAAGTGAAAGTCCCGTCGGCAATCATCAGTTTTTCCCAACCGATAGAACTTCGCGTGGCGGAACTCATCTCCGGTGTCCGTTCCGACGTGGCGATCAAACTCTACGGCGACGATCTAGATGTTTTAAAGGAAAAAGCCGATGAGATCGTGCAGGTGGTGTCAAAGGTTTCGGGAGCGGAAGATGTCAAAGCCGAAGCGACAAGCGGATTGCCGCAACTTCAGATCAAACCTGACCGGGCTGCGATCGCTCGTTACGGTCTTAACGTTGAAGATGTCAACGATTTAGTCGAAGCTGTTGTTGCCGGAAAGGAAGCCGGACAAGTTTTCGAGGGCGAACAGCGGTTCGATTTAGTCATCAGACTAAACGAGAATTCGGGGCGCGATATAGACACGATAAAAAATCTGCTTTTAACCACTCCTACGGGAATGCGTGTTCCTTTGTCCGAAGTCGCGGGAATAGAACTTGTCGAAGGGGCGGCACAGATCTCCCGCGAAGACACGCGCCGCAGGATCAGCGTAGAACTCAATGTGCGCGGGCGCGACATCGCCGGTTTTGTCGCCGAAGCACAAAGTTTGATTGACAAAGAGGTCCAGTTTCCAGCCGGATATTATCTGAAATGGGGCGGAACATTCGAGAATCTTCAGAGAGCGGCAGGGCGGCTTTTGATCGTCGTCCCCATCGCCCTTTTCCTGATCTTCGTTCTGCTCTTTACAACTTTCGGCTCGATCAAACAGGCACTTCTTATTTATACGGGAATCCCGTTTGCGATTGTCGGCGGCGTGTTCGCTTTGGCAATTCGGGAAATGCCGTTTTCGATTTCAGCGGGCGTCGGTTTTATCGCACTGTTCGGGGTGGCCGTGCTAAACGGGGTGGTTATGGTCTCCTACATCAATCAACTCCGACGCGAAGGAAAAACCGTGCTGGAAGCCGTCAGAGAAGGGGCGATGACCAGACTCAGACCCGTCTTAATGACGGCCCTCGTCGCAAGTTTGGGGTTTATTCCGATGGCGATAGCGACCAGCGCCGGAGCTGAAGTTCAAAGACCACTTGCGACGGTTGTTATCGGCGGCCTGATAACCTCAACTCTATTGACTTTGCTGATTCTGCCGACGCTTTATGCGTGGATCGAACGCGATCCTAAAGGAGTTTTTGAAGAAGGAGAATAA
- a CDS encoding efflux RND transporter periplasmic adaptor subunit, protein MSENKITEPVEHHATDEAELDRPETNFDRSDENDIESEAPKKNPLVPWLATLGIVALIAIVGIAWIVSRSSTDGDKATGEQKDGPGHSENETGREVKLDPELLESAGISTETVTQRPAIAMVKVTGAVELNPERTEMATLLVGGRIERVNYGVGDYVQLGAVLAVVSSPQLAQMHGKMHEAKTKYELAERNLVRVQRSENRVAVLQAKAKLDEADATLRRTKRLIELGAGAGKDIVTAETNYRTAKAEFDFQSNIALNKELQEAKAEVETARVDLRHIEDELRALGVPVESNRPDDHRSNTSLVSLRAPLSGIVTERRFNAGAGVEAATPIFSISNLGTVYVIANVPEANMSKLFVGANAEITSPVIGTVNGRVSYIDPQLDESTRTGRVRIEVPNTNGKLRAGMFADVGFYTGTNAATGQELVVSSDAVQRTGGKTVVFVPREDEPGAFEVREIKTGADINGYTKVINGLKLGEKIVTSGSFTLKTQLEKGALGDDH, encoded by the coding sequence ATGTCAGAAAACAAAATCACCGAACCAGTCGAACATCACGCAACGGACGAGGCCGAACTCGACCGGCCCGAAACAAACTTTGATCGATCAGATGAAAACGACATCGAATCCGAGGCTCCAAAGAAGAATCCACTCGTTCCTTGGCTCGCTACTCTCGGCATTGTTGCGTTGATCGCAATTGTTGGAATTGCTTGGATCGTTAGCCGAAGTTCTACGGATGGAGACAAAGCGACCGGGGAACAAAAAGATGGACCGGGACACTCGGAAAATGAGACTGGAAGAGAGGTCAAACTCGATCCTGAGTTGCTCGAGTCGGCGGGAATCTCGACCGAAACCGTAACCCAACGACCCGCAATCGCGATGGTAAAGGTTACGGGAGCTGTCGAATTAAATCCGGAAAGGACAGAAATGGCGACCCTGTTGGTCGGCGGACGCATCGAGCGAGTCAATTACGGTGTTGGCGACTATGTGCAGCTTGGAGCTGTGCTGGCCGTTGTATCAAGTCCGCAGCTCGCTCAAATGCACGGCAAGATGCACGAGGCGAAGACCAAATACGAATTGGCCGAGCGAAATCTCGTCCGCGTTCAAAGAAGCGAAAACCGCGTTGCTGTGCTTCAGGCCAAGGCGAAACTCGACGAAGCGGATGCAACGCTAAGACGAACCAAAAGACTGATCGAACTCGGTGCCGGTGCCGGCAAAGACATTGTTACGGCGGAAACTAACTACCGGACGGCGAAAGCGGAATTCGATTTCCAATCAAACATCGCACTAAACAAAGAGCTGCAGGAAGCGAAGGCAGAGGTCGAAACAGCCCGTGTCGATCTACGGCACATTGAGGATGAGCTGCGTGCTTTGGGCGTTCCCGTCGAATCCAATAGACCGGACGATCATCGCAGCAATACCTCGCTCGTTTCATTGAGAGCTCCTCTGTCGGGCATCGTAACGGAGCGTAGATTCAACGCTGGAGCCGGCGTAGAAGCGGCGACGCCTATCTTTTCAATCTCGAATCTCGGGACGGTTTACGTTATCGCGAATGTTCCCGAAGCGAACATGTCGAAGCTGTTCGTCGGCGCAAACGCGGAGATAACTTCACCGGTGATCGGAACGGTGAATGGCCGTGTGTCATATATCGATCCGCAATTGGATGAGTCAACACGAACGGGCAGAGTGCGGATCGAGGTCCCGAATACGAACGGCAAGCTTCGGGCCGGAATGTTTGCTGATGTCGGATTTTATACCGGCACGAACGCCGCGACAGGCCAGGAATTGGTTGTGTCGTCCGACGCTGTGCAACGCACTGGCGGCAAAACTGTTGTCTTTGTCCCTCGCGAAGATGAGCCCGGAGCGTTCGAAGTTCGCGAGATCAAAACCGGGGCAGACATCAACGGATATACAAAGGTGATCAATGGGTTAAAGCTAGGCGAAAAGATCGTGACGAGCGGCAGCTTTACTTTAAAGACACAGCTCGAAAAGGGTGCCTTGGGAGACGACCACTAA
- a CDS encoding TolC family protein: MFKIITLVAIVSMAGVAFSQENATTNIIEDGSVAAKLQPVSDAGVKRIVPPFSNRYYNQSDGISLDEIVRLAIENNGDLKIARLEVDKARARLTQAGLRSNPTLEVEQSTGSLVGSPGDRGLSVGFSLPLDLYGQRQKRIDLARAEIVLREAELFARQREVTGQVFTTYADALSALKELQVLDDLLELDTRTVAFVQIRVTEGETAPLELNLLQTEVERLRAKRELAEGRIQTAVTRLKFFAGVPYEQPFKLREEISAAQIPQLPTTSETGISVALRSRPELRVAELEEQLASAGLRLVRSQGKPDFTAYTRYSRSRAGFDDPRGAYFQNDGSLTFGVAIGLPIFDKKQGAKAEASIAIRQAQEKRAFAEAIIRNEVTTAFQRIESAKRALARLETAVLPRSRENIETIRKVYQIGELRITDLIAEQKKLLEANQDLTETLVERYRAQADLFIALGLTFVN, encoded by the coding sequence ATGTTCAAAATAATTACTTTGGTCGCCATCGTTTCGATGGCCGGCGTTGCGTTTTCACAGGAAAATGCCACTACAAATATAATTGAAGACGGTTCGGTTGCCGCGAAATTGCAACCGGTATCTGATGCCGGTGTTAAAAGGATCGTTCCGCCATTTTCAAATCGCTATTACAACCAATCGGACGGCATTTCTCTCGACGAGATTGTTCGTCTAGCAATTGAGAATAATGGGGATCTCAAGATCGCGCGGCTCGAGGTTGACAAAGCACGGGCGAGGCTGACACAGGCCGGACTTCGATCGAATCCGACCCTTGAGGTCGAACAGTCCACGGGAAGCCTCGTGGGTTCGCCGGGCGACCGCGGATTGAGCGTCGGCTTTTCTTTGCCGCTCGATCTTTATGGGCAACGCCAAAAGAGGATCGATCTTGCGCGGGCGGAGATCGTGTTGCGAGAAGCAGAACTTTTTGCCAGACAACGCGAAGTTACCGGGCAGGTGTTTACCACATATGCGGATGCCCTCTCTGCGCTCAAGGAACTCCAGGTCCTTGATGATCTTCTGGAACTCGATACCCGAACAGTCGCCTTTGTTCAAATTCGCGTTACGGAAGGCGAAACGGCACCACTTGAGTTAAATCTTCTGCAAACCGAGGTCGAACGCCTTCGAGCCAAGCGGGAGCTTGCAGAGGGTAGGATCCAAACCGCTGTCACCAGACTCAAGTTCTTTGCCGGGGTTCCTTATGAGCAGCCGTTCAAACTGCGCGAGGAAATTTCAGCTGCTCAGATTCCCCAATTGCCAACGACCAGTGAAACGGGTATTTCCGTCGCTCTCAGGTCAAGGCCGGAGTTGCGCGTTGCCGAGCTTGAGGAACAGCTTGCCAGTGCGGGACTTCGCCTGGTTCGCTCACAGGGTAAACCCGATTTTACTGCCTATACTCGCTATTCGCGGAGCCGGGCGGGTTTCGACGACCCTCGTGGAGCCTACTTCCAGAATGATGGCAGTTTGACGTTTGGCGTTGCAATCGGTTTGCCGATCTTTGACAAAAAACAGGGTGCAAAAGCCGAGGCTTCAATTGCGATTCGTCAGGCTCAGGAAAAGCGAGCGTTTGCAGAGGCGATCATTCGGAATGAGGTGACAACCGCGTTTCAACGAATAGAGTCGGCCAAGCGGGCGTTGGCGAGGCTTGAGACCGCAGTTCTTCCTCGTTCACGAGAAAATATTGAGACGATCAGAAAGGTCTATCAGATCGGCGAATTAAGAATAACTGACCTTATTGCTGAGCAAAAGAAGTTACTTGAAGCAAACCAGGATCTGACCGAAACACTAGTGGAACGCTACCGGGCCCAAGCGGACCTATTTATCGCGCTCGGACTAACATTTGTTAATTAA
- a CDS encoding TonB-dependent receptor, translating into MQLYLSISFRGFTTSRSFAAVVCLCLISMAAIAQSQRTGVQILVKDPIDRAVPGATVLVKSVETGAEMKATTDDAGKVRFRELSSGRYRISVGAKGFSTGVRELTVGGTVTNDVEIELSAGGISENVTVTATRTQISTDETPVPVSIVGREEIERKAVNTIGDVFRTLPGTSTVNEGAFQVRPRIRGLDSNRVLILVDGERLNNSRTSTGQSGVEIGLVETSQIETIEVVRGSGSVLYGTDALAGTINIITRDTPPRHEDGFRFGAKLDTFYTSNENGRRGSIAVNGSNKFFAFRVAQSLDRFDNYSTGKANGVVPANFLNGGIAPDGEVLNSQSHSGNTQATTRFFFNDTNTLRLNYERRRAANIGSPTLVGVFNAFFPFSNRDKFSGRFDKANLTRQLSRISINAFYQTQYRNFTNILTVPPAPPFFPGQYQFSETVTDTKTSGFDVQTDWILGSRNNLTAGLSFFRDSNSDRRFIERRAQPFTPVLSQDRSRSVPDASLTNFAGFAQNEFRLSSRLKLISGFRIDSFRTNAEPTTGFTIPASFTADQIEDLGLQGLTSGLQVKTTSVTGDLGALFRATENVILSARLGRSFRTPNIFERFFTDFGSVGGFVVGNPNLEPESGINFDTSAKFRTSRFAAGVTYFNNYYQNFLATAIALDRNGLPITIPRGTLPPIPVSQTQNVAEARIQGFEAEIEIPIRIRLGYLTPNGNFSYLRGDNLTRSLPLDFISPYRTNAGVRWQNLAKNYFADYSMRIVGKQDRLSPSFLMSNGGAEPGFVTHNIGGGYYFRRERFNFNVNIGVSNLFNRLYNEQFVFAPARGRSFTIGTSWEIK; encoded by the coding sequence ATGCAGCTATATTTAAGTATTAGTTTTCGCGGATTTACCACATCGAGGTCTTTCGCTGCGGTGGTCTGTTTATGCCTGATATCGATGGCAGCAATCGCTCAGAGTCAGCGAACTGGCGTGCAGATCTTGGTCAAAGACCCTATTGATCGAGCCGTTCCGGGGGCGACTGTTCTCGTCAAAAGCGTAGAAACCGGAGCCGAGATGAAGGCAACGACCGATGACGCCGGAAAGGTTAGGTTTAGAGAACTGTCAAGTGGCCGATACCGAATATCCGTCGGGGCGAAAGGATTTTCCACTGGCGTTCGTGAACTAACAGTGGGCGGAACCGTGACGAATGATGTCGAGATCGAACTGTCGGCCGGTGGTATTTCAGAAAATGTAACGGTTACGGCGACCAGGACGCAGATTTCCACCGACGAGACGCCGGTGCCGGTCAGCATCGTCGGGCGTGAGGAAATCGAACGCAAGGCGGTAAACACAATCGGCGACGTGTTTCGCACCTTGCCCGGGACGTCGACCGTCAACGAGGGCGCGTTTCAGGTCCGGCCGCGGATCCGAGGCCTCGACAGCAACCGCGTTTTGATCTTGGTGGATGGAGAACGGCTTAATAATTCGAGAACTTCGACGGGGCAGTCCGGTGTAGAGATCGGTTTGGTTGAAACGTCGCAAATCGAAACCATCGAGGTCGTTCGCGGCAGCGGTTCGGTCCTCTACGGTACTGACGCTCTCGCCGGAACGATCAATATCATTACCCGCGACACGCCGCCGCGGCACGAGGACGGTTTTAGATTCGGGGCGAAGCTTGATACGTTCTACACGTCGAATGAAAACGGGCGTCGCGGCAGTATTGCGGTCAATGGCTCGAACAAGTTTTTTGCTTTCCGCGTCGCGCAGTCACTTGATCGTTTTGACAATTATTCAACGGGCAAGGCTAATGGCGTTGTCCCCGCAAACTTTCTCAACGGCGGGATCGCGCCGGATGGTGAGGTTTTGAATTCGCAATCGCACTCCGGCAACACTCAGGCGACGACGAGATTCTTTTTCAACGACACGAACACTCTGCGGCTAAACTATGAACGCCGCCGGGCTGCAAACATAGGTTCACCGACGCTTGTCGGGGTTTTCAATGCTTTTTTCCCATTCTCAAATCGCGACAAATTTAGCGGCCGTTTCGATAAGGCAAATCTGACCCGGCAACTTTCCAGAATATCTATAAACGCGTTTTACCAGACTCAGTATAGAAACTTTACGAACATACTGACGGTCCCGCCAGCACCGCCATTTTTTCCGGGCCAGTATCAATTCAGCGAGACCGTCACAGACACCAAAACCTCCGGGTTTGACGTGCAGACCGATTGGATTTTGGGCAGCCGCAACAATCTTACCGCCGGACTGAGTTTTTTCCGTGACTCAAACAGCGATCGTCGGTTTATCGAACGCCGTGCCCAGCCCTTCACCCCGGTGTTGTCGCAAGACCGTTCGCGCAGCGTGCCGGACGCGAGCCTGACGAATTTTGCAGGGTTTGCTCAGAACGAATTTCGCCTGTCCAGCCGACTCAAACTGATAAGCGGTTTCAGGATCGACTCTTTTAGAACAAATGCGGAGCCTACAACCGGCTTTACGATCCCGGCCTCTTTTACGGCAGATCAAATAGAAGATTTAGGATTGCAGGGATTGACCAGCGGACTTCAGGTCAAAACGACTTCGGTAACGGGAGATTTAGGCGCCCTCTTTCGCGCGACTGAAAACGTAATCTTATCGGCGCGATTAGGGCGTTCTTTCCGCACCCCGAATATTTTCGAGCGCTTTTTCACGGATTTTGGTTCGGTCGGCGGATTTGTCGTCGGCAATCCGAATCTCGAACCCGAGAGCGGAATAAACTTCGACACGAGCGCGAAGTTTCGTACATCGCGTTTCGCAGCCGGCGTCACTTATTTCAACAATTACTACCAGAATTTTCTGGCAACAGCTATCGCCCTTGATCGAAACGGTCTGCCGATAACGATCCCTCGGGGCACCTTGCCGCCGATCCCCGTTTCGCAAACGCAAAATGTCGCGGAGGCAAGGATTCAGGGCTTCGAGGCCGAGATCGAGATTCCAATTCGAATCAGATTGGGCTATCTGACCCCGAACGGCAATTTTAGCTATCTCCGAGGCGACAACCTGACCCGCTCTTTGCCGCTTGATTTTATCAGCCCATATCGAACGAATGCCGGCGTTCGCTGGCAGAATCTGGCAAAGAACTATTTCGCGGACTACTCAATGCGCATCGTCGGTAAACAGGATCGTTTATCCCCTTCATTCCTTATGTCGAACGGCGGAGCCGAACCAGGATTTGTCACGCATAACATCGGCGGCGGCTACTATTTTCGGCGTGAACGATTTAATTTCAACGTCAACATCGGCGTGTCCAACCTGTTCAACCGGCTCTACAATGAACAATTTGTGTTCGCTCCCGCACGCGGGCGCTCGTTTACGATCGGGACGAGCTGGGAGATCAAATAA